The following proteins come from a genomic window of Halictus rubicundus isolate RS-2024b chromosome 8, iyHalRubi1_principal, whole genome shotgun sequence:
- the LOC143356344 gene encoding uncharacterized protein LOC143356344, producing the protein MLISTEAERKSEKHRKINKLNSPQTNPKKLLTIFHYYANEAEVQRRSPPQLFEHYSRDRSAFDRKSESKMLLTNLRNVSSTPALPGVSSGARIEPMESRGPAAPEAKHSFTFVKTDEVLPVVDIGWTYSSYRYKAFETCLRDHYGSRYPPGEVVLNSMQLHLLDSRTSVIGPSMAGLFDFVKESELPANGPEVSSKLEIEYLNPLDHFVTRQLRRPSTVERFTETSGEQHEEDRAPSSDNSPGPDAIKAVITAQEKNARVNRRSAKKIETPRKYDLSSLRRV; encoded by the coding sequence ATGCTCATCTCGACGGAGGCTGAACGGAAAAGTGAAAAACAccgtaaaattaacaaattaaattCTCCTCAGACGAACCCGAAGAAGCTGTTGACGATCTTCCACTACTATGCGAACGAAGCAGAGGTTCAGAGAAGATCGCCGCCCCAGCTGTTCGAGCACTACTCGAGGGATCGTTCTGCGTTCGATAGGAAGTCGGAGTCGAAGATGTTGTTAACCAACCTGAGGAACGTTTCGTCGACGCCAGCGTTGCCGGGGGTCTCTTCCGGTGCGAGGATCGAGCCGATGGAGTCGCGCGGGCCTGCGGCACCGGAGGCGAAGCACTCGTTCACGTTCGTTAAAACGGACGAGGTGTTGCCGGTGGTGGACATCGGCTGGACGTACAGCTCGTACCGGTACAAAGCGTTCGAGACCTGCTTGCGTGACCATTACGGGTCCAGGTACCCGCCCGGCGAGGTGGTGCTAAACTCGATGCAGCTGCATCTGCTGGACTCGAGGACGAGCGTGATCGGGCCAAGCATGGCCGGTCTCTTTGACTTCGTCAAAGAGAGCGAACTACCGGCGAACGGTCCGGAGGTATCGAGCAAGCTGGAAATTGAGTATCTTAATCCGTTGGATCACTTTGTGACCAGGCAGCTCCGCAGACCCTCCACCGTCGAGAGATTCACCGAAACGTCCGGCGAGCAGCACGAAGAGGATCGCGCCCCGTCATCTGACAACAGCCCCGGCCCGGATGCTATCAAAGCCGTAATCACTGCCCAGGAGAAGAATGCCCGGGTCAATCGGAGATCCGCCAAAAAGATCGAAACCCCTCGCAAATACGATTTGTCTTCGCTTAGGCGCGTTTAG